The following coding sequences are from one Methanohalophilus halophilus window:
- a CDS encoding DNA alkylation repair protein codes for MTTTDTILEKLYENANPTAVDGMKNYGITPSEALGISIPILRSIAKEIGTNHELALELWNIDLRETRILASMMDEPSKVTTEQMDRWARDFDYWEICDQCCMNLFEKTSLAWKKAFEWSGKHEEFVKRAGFVMMARLAVSDKQATDENFLAFFPVIEREAVDGRNMVKKAVNWALRQIGKRSLYLNNRAIECAERVGDIDSKSAGWIASDALRQLRSEKVLERLNRKAAKNP; via the coding sequence ATGACAACAACAGATACTATTCTTGAAAAATTGTATGAGAATGCCAATCCCACTGCTGTGGATGGTATGAAAAATTATGGTATCACGCCATCTGAGGCATTGGGAATTTCAATACCGATTCTGCGCAGCATTGCAAAGGAGATAGGAACAAATCATGAACTGGCCCTTGAGCTTTGGAATATCGATTTGAGGGAGACTCGTATTCTTGCCAGTATGATGGATGAACCTTCAAAGGTCACGACAGAACAGATGGATCGGTGGGCAAGGGATTTTGATTACTGGGAGATCTGCGATCAGTGTTGCATGAACCTGTTTGAAAAGACCTCTCTTGCCTGGAAGAAGGCTTTCGAGTGGAGTGGCAAACATGAGGAGTTTGTCAAAAGGGCCGGGTTTGTTATGATGGCCCGGCTGGCTGTAAGCGATAAACAGGCTACTGATGAAAACTTTCTTGCTTTTTTCCCTGTAATTGAACGTGAAGCTGTCGACGGGCGCAATATGGTGAAAAAGGCTGTAAACTGGGCTCTGCGTCAGATAGGAAAACGCAGTCTGTACCTTAATAACAGGGCCATAGAATGTGCTGAACGTGTAGGAGATATTGATTCGAAAAGTGCCGGCTGGATTGCTTCGGATGCTCTGCGGCAACTTCGCAGTGAAAAGGTTCTGGAAAGACTTAACCGCAAGGCTGCTAAGAATCCTTGA
- the uvrB gene encoding excinuclease ABC subunit UvrB: MPEFELVSNYSPRGDQPQAIENLSNGIIGDFRHQTLLGVTGSGKTFTMANVIQNVQRPTLVIAHNKTLAAQLFSEFRDFFPDNAVEYFVSYYDYYQPEAYLPTTDTYIEKDSSINEEIDRLRLSATKSLMERRDVIVVSSVSCIYNLGSPKEWQEMSLFLKPGDEVDRSWIFGKLVDIQYERNDVEFTQGTFRARGDTVEIFPAQDNVAVRVEMFGDEIDRISYFEPLTGKVVREVEDDMQVVIYPAKHFVMPQSQIDRALVAIEEELKDTVSEFEKQGQLLEAQRIMQRTRFDIEMIEELGYCSGIENYSRHFDGRKPGEAPSSLLDFFPDDYLLIIDESHVTIPQIGGMHNGDRARKKSLIEYGFRLPSAFDNRPLNYREFEERINQAVYVSATPADYELGLSDQVVEQIIRPTGLVDPPVQVRPVANQIDDLMEEVRKISERGYRTLVTTLTKKMAEDLTDYLLEMGIRVRYMHSDIDTLERAEIVRELRKGTFDVLVGINLLREGLDIPEVALVAILDADKEGFLRSERSLIQTIGRASRNVDAYAIMYADRITGSMSRAMGEMERRRNLQLEFNRKHNITPTSIMKEIQREIVEAEEVSTPATGVDMGLSKMEANSMLIDMEAEMHEAARNLEFEEAARLRDAIREMRETYSL; the protein is encoded by the coding sequence ATGCCGGAGTTTGAACTTGTATCAAACTACAGTCCTCGTGGTGACCAGCCACAGGCGATCGAAAACCTCTCGAATGGTATAATCGGTGATTTTAGGCACCAGACACTGCTGGGTGTGACCGGATCAGGTAAGACTTTCACAATGGCAAATGTCATTCAAAATGTGCAGAGACCGACCCTTGTAATTGCTCATAACAAAACCCTTGCAGCCCAGTTGTTTTCAGAATTCCGCGACTTTTTCCCGGACAACGCGGTGGAATATTTTGTTAGTTATTACGATTATTACCAGCCAGAGGCCTATCTCCCCACAACGGATACCTACATTGAAAAGGATTCTTCCATAAATGAAGAGATAGACAGGCTGAGATTGTCTGCCACCAAGTCGCTTATGGAACGCAGGGACGTAATTGTTGTATCCAGTGTTTCATGCATCTACAACCTGGGTTCACCCAAGGAATGGCAGGAAATGTCCCTTTTCCTGAAACCGGGAGATGAGGTTGACAGGAGCTGGATATTCGGTAAACTTGTAGATATCCAGTATGAAAGGAATGATGTGGAATTCACCCAGGGTACTTTTCGTGCCCGTGGGGACACTGTTGAGATCTTCCCGGCGCAGGATAATGTAGCAGTGCGGGTAGAAATGTTCGGTGATGAGATTGACAGGATTTCTTATTTTGAACCCCTGACCGGAAAGGTTGTACGTGAAGTGGAAGATGATATGCAGGTTGTGATTTATCCTGCCAAACATTTTGTTATGCCCCAGTCACAGATTGATCGTGCCCTTGTAGCTATTGAAGAGGAATTGAAGGATACAGTTTCCGAATTTGAAAAACAGGGTCAATTACTGGAAGCCCAGCGTATAATGCAACGCACAAGGTTTGATATTGAAATGATAGAAGAGCTTGGGTACTGCAGTGGTATTGAAAATTATTCCCGTCATTTTGACGGGCGCAAACCAGGCGAGGCTCCTTCTTCACTGCTGGATTTCTTTCCGGATGATTATTTACTCATCATCGATGAATCCCATGTGACTATCCCGCAGATAGGGGGGATGCATAACGGGGATCGGGCACGCAAAAAATCCCTCATTGAATATGGGTTCCGTCTGCCTTCGGCTTTCGATAACCGGCCTCTGAATTACAGGGAATTCGAGGAGAGGATCAATCAGGCGGTTTATGTTTCCGCCACACCTGCGGATTATGAGCTGGGATTGAGTGATCAGGTAGTGGAGCAGATCATTCGTCCTACAGGGCTGGTTGATCCACCGGTCCAGGTCAGGCCTGTGGCCAATCAAATCGATGACCTGATGGAAGAAGTCCGGAAGATATCGGAAAGAGGTTACAGGACTCTTGTGACAACTCTGACTAAGAAAATGGCTGAGGACCTGACCGACTACCTGTTGGAGATGGGTATCAGGGTGCGGTATATGCATTCGGACATCGATACCCTGGAGCGGGCCGAGATCGTGCGGGAATTGCGTAAGGGTACCTTTGATGTGCTTGTGGGGATCAACCTGTTACGTGAGGGATTGGACATTCCCGAGGTCGCTCTTGTGGCAATACTTGATGCAGATAAGGAAGGTTTCCTGCGTTCGGAACGCTCTCTCATCCAGACGATTGGCCGGGCTTCGCGGAATGTGGATGCTTATGCTATTATGTATGCGGACAGGATTACCGGTTCAATGTCCCGTGCAATGGGTGAGATGGAAAGGAGACGTAATCTGCAACTGGAATTCAATCGCAAGCATAACATTACACCGACCAGTATCATGAAGGAAATTCAGCGTGAAATCGTGGAGGCTGAAGAAGTATCCACTCCTGCTACCGGAGTTGACATGGGTCTTTCCAAAATGGAGGCCAACAGCATGCTCATTGATATGGAGGCGGAGATGCATGAGGCTGCCCGCAACCTGGAATTCGAGGAAGCAGCTCGTCTGAGGGATGCTATCAGGGAAATGAGGGAAACCTATTCTCTCTAA
- a CDS encoding TIGR00304 family membrane protein, producing MIGNLLVYGGMTLIGLGLFLIIRGVREQHAFHKKQPSSHTHGTVNGVQTGDEGDYFRSDVNSGGVIMIGPLPIIFGSDSNTSKKAMLLALILMLIYLLMVILV from the coding sequence TTGATCGGGAATTTACTCGTTTACGGAGGAATGACCCTTATCGGGCTTGGCCTTTTCCTGATAATACGGGGTGTCCGTGAACAACACGCATTTCACAAAAAACAGCCGTCATCACATACACATGGTACTGTGAATGGAGTTCAAACAGGTGATGAGGGAGATTATTTTCGCTCCGATGTGAATAGTGGAGGAGTGATAATGATCGGTCCCCTGCCGATAATTTTTGGCTCAGATAGCAACACTTCTAAAAAGGCGATGTTGCTTGCCCTCATTCTGATGCTGATTTACCTTTTGATGGTAATATTGGTATAA
- a CDS encoding TIGR00304 family membrane protein, producing the protein MSSAENSITKGFVLTAIGFFLLFLGLITKVIDENGTQSEFGGLVLIGPIPIVIGSSEGVSYSMLLLGLLIFAIYILLWRTNR; encoded by the coding sequence ATGAGCTCAGCAGAGAATTCTATAACAAAGGGTTTCGTGCTGACTGCAATCGGCTTTTTTTTATTGTTTTTAGGTCTTATTACAAAAGTGATTGATGAAAATGGAACCCAGTCAGAATTTGGCGGGCTTGTGCTGATAGGTCCTATTCCAATTGTTATAGGTTCTTCTGAAGGTGTTTCCTATTCAATGCTTTTATTAGGACTTTTAATATTTGCGATTTACATTTTGTTATGGAGGACCAACCGTTGA
- a CDS encoding proteasome-activating nucleotidase: MSDATANTPIENTNNNVDTAEEMDSEIESLKKENEELRVQSESMRAKLLEANMLANNYLEEMEKLKEQLERITSPPLFIATVMETEDDMALIRQHGNNQEVVTQIPAEFKEEIEPGVRVSINAAFSIVSIMRKATDMRAQIMEVINSPDVDYDMIGGLDDVLNEVIESVEMPLTEPELFDKIGIEPPSGVLMYGDPGTGKTLIAKAVASRAHASFIRMSGSDLVQKFIGEGARLVKDVFQMARDKSPCILFIDEIDAVGGMRTHDGTTGSAEVNRTMLQLLSEMDGFEPRGQVKIIAATNRIDLLDPALLRPGRFDRVIEVPIPDEKAREDILRIHTRHMNLADDVDMTKLAKMANGLSGADLKIIVKEAGMFVLRRRGEQITMKDLTEAFNKVTTEEEQSTASGMFA; this comes from the coding sequence ATGTCCGATGCAACTGCAAATACTCCTATTGAAAATACCAATAATAATGTCGATACTGCGGAGGAGATGGACTCTGAGATCGAATCACTCAAAAAGGAAAATGAGGAACTCCGAGTCCAGAGTGAATCAATGAGAGCAAAGCTTCTTGAAGCCAATATGCTGGCAAACAACTACCTCGAGGAAATGGAAAAACTCAAGGAGCAACTCGAGCGTATTACATCACCCCCCCTTTTCATTGCAACTGTCATGGAAACAGAAGATGACATGGCACTTATCCGCCAGCATGGTAACAATCAGGAAGTAGTTACACAGATTCCCGCGGAGTTCAAGGAAGAAATCGAACCAGGAGTGCGTGTATCAATCAATGCTGCATTTTCTATTGTATCAATAATGCGAAAAGCAACCGACATGCGCGCCCAGATTATGGAAGTAATCAACTCCCCTGATGTAGATTATGATATGATAGGCGGCCTGGATGACGTACTCAACGAGGTAATCGAATCCGTAGAGATGCCCCTTACCGAACCCGAACTATTCGATAAGATCGGTATCGAACCCCCATCCGGCGTCCTTATGTATGGCGACCCTGGCACAGGAAAAACACTGATTGCCAAAGCAGTGGCATCCCGTGCGCATGCAAGTTTCATACGCATGTCTGGTTCGGACCTGGTCCAGAAATTCATCGGAGAAGGAGCAAGGCTTGTGAAAGATGTATTCCAGATGGCCCGGGATAAATCCCCATGCATCCTGTTTATTGATGAGATTGATGCCGTGGGCGGAATGCGTACCCACGACGGCACCACAGGTTCTGCAGAAGTAAATCGTACAATGCTGCAACTGTTGTCCGAAATGGATGGATTCGAGCCACGCGGCCAGGTCAAGATCATAGCGGCCACAAATCGTATTGACCTGCTTGACCCGGCACTTCTCCGCCCGGGAAGGTTTGACAGGGTAATCGAGGTACCAATACCCGATGAGAAAGCGCGCGAGGACATCCTCAGGATCCACACCCGCCATATGAATCTTGCAGATGATGTGGACATGACCAAACTCGCCAAGATGGCAAACGGACTGAGTGGAGCAGACCTCAAGATCATTGTCAAGGAGGCAGGGATGTTTGTCCTGCGTCGCAGGGGCGAACAAATCACCATGAAGGATCTGACTGAAGCCTTCAACAAGGTCACAACTGAAGAAGAACAGAGCACAGCAAGCGGGATGTTTGCCTAA
- a CDS encoding poly-gamma-glutamate biosynthesis protein PgsC/CapC, giving the protein MLIAVILAIIGILEVIILTQLFGYRLGGVIVVPVLAIYTCKNFLMLPLFIVGVIIAYMGLLYLQKNTMIYGRNELVATLLIGSVFPVVGLFSLKGLGYDFTEVVFFGSILPGLAAYNYSRLKPQYRVADILTSVGIFLGLIAAAWLLINPFIAETIGSLTPPILFSPKSDIALLKQVAVDVYPASSIMNRFSAFVLFIVSLAFSEIVRQSYGIRVGVVSMAILAIFSLENKWFLMLYFFNLLASFIGITIIQKATLLYGRNLIGLGTSISLALTIPFVFIFPVSRGLSIFFLGLIAGLNAYNLHVTPPAERKLFIPLQISILAPLIILAGILGEGQSTGLFHEVGIYQILLALLAAVISIAFVKINWVGKPMEKNVWDASLFSEGDE; this is encoded by the coding sequence ATGCTCATTGCGGTAATCCTGGCTATAATTGGAATTCTGGAAGTAATCATATTGACCCAGTTATTTGGTTACCGTCTGGGAGGTGTGATTGTTGTTCCTGTGCTTGCCATCTACACCTGCAAAAATTTCTTAATGTTGCCATTATTCATTGTAGGTGTTATTATTGCTTACATGGGCCTTCTCTACTTGCAGAAGAATACAATGATATATGGAAGAAATGAACTTGTTGCCACATTACTGATAGGTTCGGTATTTCCTGTGGTGGGTCTTTTTTCCCTGAAGGGACTTGGTTACGATTTCACTGAAGTTGTATTCTTTGGTAGTATTCTTCCCGGGCTGGCGGCTTATAATTATTCCCGTCTAAAGCCTCAATACAGGGTAGCGGATATATTGACTTCTGTGGGTATTTTTCTGGGGCTGATCGCAGCAGCCTGGTTGTTGATCAATCCTTTTATAGCTGAAACAATTGGCAGTCTCACCCCGCCAATTCTTTTCAGCCCGAAGTCAGATATAGCTTTACTAAAACAGGTTGCAGTGGACGTTTATCCTGCCTCTTCCATTATGAACCGTTTTTCTGCTTTTGTCCTGTTCATCGTTTCTCTGGCATTTTCCGAAATTGTCAGGCAGTCCTATGGAATTCGTGTAGGTGTTGTTTCAATGGCCATCCTGGCTATCTTCAGTCTGGAAAACAAGTGGTTCCTGATGCTTTACTTTTTCAACCTGCTTGCTTCCTTCATAGGCATAACCATAATCCAGAAAGCAACTCTGCTTTATGGAAGGAATCTCATTGGGCTTGGAACTTCTATCTCTCTTGCGTTAACAATTCCCTTTGTATTCATTTTCCCGGTATCTCGTGGTTTGTCCATCTTTTTCCTGGGTTTGATTGCCGGTCTAAATGCTTATAATCTACATGTCACTCCTCCTGCTGAGAGGAAATTGTTCATTCCTCTACAGATATCCATTCTGGCCCCTCTCATAATACTGGCCGGGATCCTGGGGGAGGGACAATCGACGGGTTTGTTCCATGAAGTGGGTATTTATCAGATACTTCTGGCTTTGCTGGCCGCTGTTATATCGATAGCTTTTGTAAAAATTAACTGGGTAGGCAAACCCATGGAAAAAAATGTATGGGATGCTTCTCTGTTCTCGGAGGGTGATGAATGA
- a CDS encoding RNA-guided endonuclease InsQ/TnpB family protein: MLLTYKIRHKKDFSEEIRKARKIAELCIRDQISSRNASSPVQNENSIPSFPLTSQEPLFFTPIPSLTHPQSFSKTGNKPIMTYDDVKHIGLKSIISNQILKKYSKNKGMKNVKNVKLVIPEQGIKLDKKQKVLWIPSIKFKLEYHFDNSFKRITQIEVDNEFAHIAIVYPEKETEYPDSYIGVDRNTRGHIAVVAHPETGKVWKFGKNRMHTHKKYENMKRQVEKKGKFKKLKALKVREKRKIKDMNHKISHKIVDIAIRNNSGIKLENLSGNKKKPRITKEYSLNSWSFHQLQQFIEYKARLHGVKIAYIDPHSTSKNCSLCGLTGKRHSKNFECPHCGHVDHADVNASFNIALKKNSIGQFTAERDAVKGSTDAPRMALARNLKRTRKANHKTPIQYAWEVCQFLP, translated from the coding sequence ATGCTACTTACATATAAAATCCGACACAAAAAGGACTTTTCAGAAGAGATTCGGAAAGCCCGCAAAATTGCCGAATTATGCATCAGGGATCAGATTTCCTCCCGAAATGCTTCATCTCCCGTGCAAAATGAAAATTCTATACCTTCCTTCCCTCTAACTTCTCAAGAACCCCTCTTTTTTACCCCTATTCCTTCTTTGACCCATCCCCAATCTTTTTCCAAAACTGGAAATAAACCGATTATGACCTATGATGACGTGAAACACATTGGCCTAAAATCCATTATTTCCAACCAGATACTGAAAAAATATTCGAAAAATAAAGGGATGAAGAATGTAAAAAATGTCAAACTGGTGATACCAGAACAGGGCATAAAACTAGATAAAAAGCAAAAGGTCCTTTGGATACCATCCATTAAATTCAAACTGGAATACCACTTTGATAATAGTTTCAAAAGAATTACCCAGATTGAAGTAGACAATGAATTTGCCCATATCGCGATTGTTTACCCCGAAAAAGAAACGGAATACCCTGATTCCTACATAGGCGTGGATCGCAACACCCGTGGACATATTGCAGTGGTAGCCCATCCTGAAACAGGAAAAGTGTGGAAATTCGGTAAAAACCGGATGCACACACACAAGAAATATGAAAATATGAAAAGACAAGTTGAAAAAAAGGGTAAATTCAAGAAACTCAAAGCACTCAAAGTTCGTGAAAAGCGAAAGATAAAGGACATGAACCACAAGATCAGTCACAAGATCGTGGATATTGCAATCAGAAATAATAGTGGCATTAAACTGGAAAACCTGAGTGGCAATAAGAAAAAACCCAGGATTACTAAAGAATACTCCCTGAACAGCTGGTCCTTCCATCAATTACAGCAATTCATAGAATATAAGGCCAGGCTGCATGGAGTAAAAATTGCCTATATTGATCCACATTCAACGAGCAAGAATTGCAGCCTTTGTGGACTTACAGGCAAGCGCCACAGTAAAAATTTTGAATGCCCACATTGTGGACATGTTGACCATGCTGATGTCAATGCTTCCTTTAATATCGCATTGAAGAAAAATAGCATAGGTCAATTCACTGCAGAAAGAGATGCAGTGAAAGGGAGCACTGATGCCCCTCGAATGGCCCTGGCAAGGAACCTCAAAAGGACCCGCAAAGCCAACCATAAAACACCCATACAATATGCATGGGAAGTATGTCAGTTTTTACCCTAA
- a CDS encoding M1 aminopeptidase family protein, whose amino-acid sequence MFFVLATSTACAEWEQNEVEVNSVYEVGPEVVHVTKEITFTNKDANTRYWQGFYSSLNYPLFQDHSNLSSYDDSSEVRLKRAENGGNYYMFAFNENVWYGDSYTFTLEYDVQTDPIYATFTIGEQSDSGNVKLIVPDNYEACLADVSYAKENLNDRVVYTFGNESFQEFPLRIDCVKTVDRVVASEVISLGGRNVNISVEYRKGNDEWAQEVLDKTVTYLPLLEDVWGVPFPGNSDLIIRESSVAETKGYHGFNYGNGTISLLHSAGDRVLIHELSHSWTHACNFEQLWMHEGYANLYTFLVLKQINPKKALAMKSELEEDYDKKEQHFAQALDGWSIPDEYSTSGSEMIGYGYSKSFVFVSDIYEKVGFERMQIANRKLLASGNVDTSDHISIIESISGKDFDQMYSNFV is encoded by the coding sequence TTGTTTTTTGTGCTGGCAACTTCTACGGCTTGCGCTGAATGGGAACAGAATGAAGTGGAAGTGAATTCTGTATATGAAGTCGGCCCAGAAGTTGTCCATGTCACAAAAGAGATCACTTTTACCAATAAGGATGCAAATACTCGTTACTGGCAGGGATTTTACTCTTCATTGAATTATCCTCTTTTTCAGGATCATTCGAATCTAAGTTCCTATGATGATTCTTCTGAAGTGAGGCTCAAAAGAGCTGAAAATGGTGGCAACTATTACATGTTCGCATTCAATGAGAATGTCTGGTATGGGGATAGTTACACTTTCACACTGGAATATGATGTCCAGACGGATCCTATCTATGCTACTTTCACAATAGGGGAACAATCAGATTCTGGAAATGTAAAACTCATTGTTCCTGATAACTATGAGGCATGCCTGGCAGATGTGAGTTATGCAAAAGAAAATCTAAATGATCGTGTAGTTTATACGTTTGGAAATGAAAGTTTCCAGGAATTTCCTTTGCGGATTGATTGTGTAAAAACAGTGGACCGCGTGGTTGCCAGTGAGGTTATTTCCCTGGGAGGCAGGAATGTCAACATCAGTGTTGAATACCGAAAAGGAAATGATGAATGGGCACAGGAGGTGCTGGACAAAACAGTTACATATCTTCCCTTGCTGGAGGATGTCTGGGGGGTCCCTTTTCCGGGCAATTCAGATCTCATAATAAGGGAATCTTCAGTCGCAGAAACAAAGGGTTACCATGGTTTCAATTATGGGAATGGTACAATATCCCTTTTACACTCAGCAGGGGATCGTGTGCTGATACATGAACTTTCCCACAGCTGGACCCATGCATGCAATTTTGAGCAACTCTGGATGCATGAAGGTTATGCCAACCTTTATACTTTCCTGGTATTAAAACAAATAAATCCGAAAAAGGCCCTGGCTATGAAATCCGAACTTGAGGAGGATTATGACAAAAAAGAACAACATTTTGCACAGGCTCTTGATGGCTGGTCTATTCCGGATGAATATAGCACTTCCGGTTCAGAAATGATTGGCTATGGTTACAGTAAATCTTTTGTTTTCGTATCGGATATTTATGAAAAAGTTGGCTTTGAAAGAATGCAAATTGCCAACAGGAAGTTGCTGGCCTCCGGTAATGTGGATACTTCTGATCATATTTCAATAATTGAATCGATTTCAGGCAAAGATTTCGATCAAATGTATTCTAATTTTGTCTGA
- a CDS encoding rubrerythrin family protein translates to MSTLENLEGAFAGESMANRKYLAFAKKADEEGYPQIAKLFRAAAEAETIHAHNHLGIMNGIKSTKENLNEAIEGETYEFEEMYPEFIKQAKEEGNGKAVWSFDVANQVEAIHAELYKKALDNVGNNEEVEYYVCEVCGNTVENGAPDVCPICGAPASKFKKID, encoded by the coding sequence ATGAGTACGCTTGAAAACCTTGAAGGAGCATTTGCCGGTGAATCCATGGCAAACAGGAAGTATCTGGCCTTTGCAAAAAAAGCTGATGAAGAAGGCTATCCTCAAATAGCAAAACTGTTCAGGGCCGCCGCAGAAGCTGAGACTATTCATGCCCACAATCACCTCGGCATAATGAATGGCATAAAAAGCACAAAGGAAAACCTCAATGAGGCCATTGAAGGGGAAACCTATGAGTTTGAGGAAATGTATCCAGAATTCATAAAACAAGCAAAAGAGGAAGGTAACGGTAAGGCTGTCTGGAGTTTTGATGTGGCCAACCAGGTAGAAGCAATTCATGCCGAACTCTACAAAAAAGCCCTTGATAATGTAGGCAACAATGAAGAGGTTGAGTATTACGTATGTGAAGTTTGTGGCAATACTGTAGAAAATGGTGCACCGGATGTATGTCCAATTTGTGGTGCCCCAGCTTCTAAGTTCAAGAAAATTGATTAA
- a CDS encoding dihydroneopterin aldolase family protein, whose protein sequence is MEKRPDDTQMAAFEAGIKLGALYHQFTGSPLNLENVESLEKAIAESISVQPFVEEINVTINRDMISEKLNGEFGYCELEGKMLTVGLKVIHGDTRIRASMTYNRELDYPLMEINEIESLS, encoded by the coding sequence ATGGAAAAGAGACCTGATGATACGCAGATGGCCGCTTTTGAGGCAGGGATCAAACTGGGAGCCCTCTATCACCAGTTCACGGGTTCACCACTTAACCTGGAAAATGTGGAAAGCCTGGAAAAAGCCATTGCTGAAAGCATTTCTGTACAGCCTTTTGTTGAAGAGATCAACGTAACTATAAACAGGGACATGATATCCGAAAAATTAAATGGTGAATTCGGATACTGCGAACTTGAAGGGAAAATGTTGACCGTAGGGCTGAAAGTAATTCACGGAGATACCAGAATCCGGGCATCTATGACATACAATAGAGAACTGGATTACCCACTTATGGAAATAAATGAAATTGAAAGCCTCTCATAA
- the hisC gene encoding histidinol-phosphate transaminase, which yields MAIYELVKPEIRSIAPYVPGKSIAEIAEKYNLEPDSIIKLGSNENPLGPSPAAVSALQEAAGNVNIYPSADARELVDAVSAYVGMPRDNVVASGPGMDGLLDGLMRMLISADSEVVITTPTFSYYEISATACGATPVFVKRNEKFDVDIDRVIAAVTENTKVVFICSPNNPTGNITAEKELRRLLDSVGCLVFVDEAYVEFAGSDIVSLVGEYDNLIVGRTFSKAFGLAGLRLGYGIMPAWLKVEYMKAATPFNVSAPAVAAGIAALSNKEHLEASQQMVIEGRKYLQANLPFKVYESQANFILVDVAPYGAKDVCDHLLRRGVIVRDCTSFRDAGNSFIRVTVGTRKQNERVVEGFSTYL from the coding sequence TTGGCAATTTATGAACTGGTAAAACCTGAGATCAGGTCGATAGCTCCCTATGTGCCGGGCAAATCGATTGCCGAGATCGCTGAAAAATATAATCTGGAACCTGATTCGATTATCAAACTCGGCTCAAATGAAAATCCCCTGGGTCCTTCTCCGGCAGCAGTCAGTGCCCTGCAGGAAGCTGCCGGTAATGTGAATATTTATCCTTCAGCGGATGCTAGGGAACTTGTGGATGCGGTCTCCGCTTATGTTGGTATGCCCCGGGACAATGTAGTGGCATCCGGTCCGGGTATGGATGGTTTGCTTGACGGCCTGATGAGAATGCTCATATCTGCAGATTCTGAAGTTGTGATTACAACTCCCACTTTTTCGTATTACGAGATTTCTGCAACTGCATGTGGTGCCACACCGGTATTTGTGAAACGGAACGAAAAATTTGACGTGGATATTGACAGGGTCATTGCTGCTGTAACTGAGAATACAAAAGTAGTCTTCATTTGTTCCCCAAACAACCCCACGGGCAATATCACTGCTGAAAAGGAACTGCGCAGATTGCTGGATTCGGTTGGGTGCCTGGTTTTTGTGGACGAGGCTTATGTGGAATTTGCAGGCTCAGATATTGTATCTCTTGTAGGGGAATATGATAATCTTATTGTTGGAAGGACCTTTTCCAAAGCCTTCGGGCTTGCAGGTTTAAGACTTGGCTACGGTATAATGCCTGCCTGGCTTAAGGTCGAATATATGAAAGCTGCTACTCCCTTCAATGTAAGTGCACCGGCTGTTGCAGCAGGTATTGCTGCCCTTTCGAACAAAGAGCATCTGGAGGCCAGCCAACAGATGGTAATCGAGGGTCGTAAATATTTGCAGGCAAATCTGCCTTTCAAAGTATATGAGTCACAGGCTAATTTTATACTTGTGGATGTTGCCCCCTATGGTGCAAAGGATGTATGCGACCACCTGTTGCGCAGGGGAGTAATTGTCAGGGATTGCACTTCTTTCCGTGATGCAGGAAATTCCTTTATCAGGGTCACTGTGGGCACAAGAAAGCAAAATGAAAGAGTTGTGGAAGGCTTTTCGACCTATTTATGA